The genomic stretch AGAATCTCTTCTTCATACATCTGAAGGGCAGGAACTTCAAGAAGATGGTGGAGGAACAACTGCCTCAGCTCGTGAAAGCAAGGAGCGACTATGACATCAAGACCCGTGTGGTGATTGACCCGATGACACCAGTCATATGGGCAACTCAGGAGAAACTGGACCAACGAGAGTTGATTGGCAAGCTTTTCTACACTTTGAAGGAACTTGGACCCGTGATTGCGACTGTGGAAGAGCATGCAAGGCCGGGTGAGACAATTGGAGAGGATGTGTTATTGCCAATCTATCTTGCAGATGGCGTAATCCATCTTGAGTACTATCCAATAGGAGGTGTGTTCAACCGCACACTAAAGATTGTGAAGATGCGCGGGACGCATCATGGCGAAGGTGTGTATCCCTACATGTTTGCAAGGGGTGTGGGCGTTATCGTGAGAAGCTCTGCAGTGGAAGTGCCGAAAACTGCTACGAAACCCTACGATACCCTGTTTGCAGAGGCAATAAAGACCGCAGAGACCCTAAAAGCACCTCCAGGAATCATTGAGCGATTGAAGGCGATGAAGGAAAACTGGGACTATGAATTTTCGCCAGAGGAGGCATTGCAAATAATTCTCGAGTCACTGAAGAAGTGAGACCATGGCTGCGGGCAAAACAGTGAAGAAAATTGAGAAAACAATGGAGGCGGAAACCGCCAGCTTGCTTAAAGACATAATTCTGATGGAAATGCGGAAGCTTGCTGAGACTACTGGCGTTGAAATAATGTTGTTTGTGGGTGTTGACGGCAGAAATTTCTCTTCAATAATTCCTCCGAGCTTAACACCACTCCAATTCCACATGTTCAACTTGCTCAAGCAGAACATTCCCTCAATTTGTTCGCAACTCAAAAACGAGAATCTCATAGAATCAATCCAGATTTACGAAAACGGCACAATTTACATCACTGGCGTGGGGAGGAATCTGTTTCTTGCCAGCGTAAAGACAGGCAGTGTGAATTTCAACGAAAGCGTGGAGATTTCTAAAAAACTTGCATCTGGTGCAATAGTGCTTGAATACCTTACCAGCCAGAAACCTACAGATGAAAAATCGCTTGAAAAATTGCCAGAGGATGTAAGAGCAGAAATCAAGCAACTCACAAGACAGTTGTTTGTTGAACGATTTGAGCAAACAAGGCAGTACAAGAAGAACATGGAAATTCTTGCTTACATTAAAGAGAAGCTTGCGACAGTGGTGGGCGTTGGGGCTGTGAATGAAATTGTAGAACTTACCTTCAACGAGATGGGAACTTCTGCACCCTACATGAATGACACGCTCTGGCTTGCATTTGTTGAACGCTTGATTAAGGAGCATGTGAAACGCTTAAGCGGTGAGATTGTGGCAGAGGAATGCTACAAGACATGGGTACCAGAGATAGAGAAGAAGTTGAAGATGTTTGTATGAGGTCGCAGCTATGGAAGAAATAAAGAGCGGAGATAAGGGAACACAGGAAACCCAAACCGTAGTTAATGATAGCCAAGAGCAACAGCCACTACAGACCGCTGAAGGGAGTATTCCCTCAAATGTGCAGCAAGAGCAAGCTGAGGGACAGCAACCAGGACAAGGAGTGGAGCCACTAGAGAAAAATGAGATGCAAAAGAATGAGAAAAGTGCTGATGAGGAGAAAATAACTGAGTTGCTTGTTCGGATAGAAAATAACGAAAAAAAGCTGGGTGAGATTGAGGTTAAAATTGAAAAAATTGAGGAAAATTTTAGGGACATACAAGGAGCAATCAAAAATCTTGGCGAGACGATAAGGTCGGCAGGAGAATATGCAAACACAA from Thermoplasmata archaeon encodes the following:
- a CDS encoding ATPase domain-containing protein, giving the protein MTGNRIKTGIFGLDALIEGGLRDKTAIVIVGSSGTGKTTFAMQFLMHGIELGEQGLYVTMEESPEQIMREASYMGWDMKKHYEKNLFFIHLKGRNFKKMVEEQLPQLVKARSDYDIKTRVVIDPMTPVIWATQEKLDQRELIGKLFYTLKELGPVIATVEEHARPGETIGEDVLLPIYLADGVIHLEYYPIGGVFNRTLKIVKMRGTHHGEGVYPYMFARGVGVIVRSSAVEVPKTATKPYDTLFAEAIKTAETLKAPPGIIERLKAMKENWDYEFSPEEALQIILESLKK